AGCGATGAGTTTGCAACAGAGCAAGGGTTATCCGCTCTACGAACAGATCGCCGCTCTGGTCGATCAAGTGGTGGAGAAGGAACAGGCGAAGATGGCCGGCTTGCGCGCCGACGTGGCGGCGGCGACCCGGCGCACGCAACTGTTGATGGCGGCTTTCATCGCTATCGCGATTCTGTTGGCGCTGCTGCTTGGATTTGTCATTTCCTGGTCGTTCATCATGCCGGTGCAGCAGGCCCATGGCTTTCTTGCCGAAGTCGCCAAGGGGAATTTTCAAGCGACCATCGACGTCCCCAATCGCGACGAGTTTGGCGTGCTCGCCGACCGGATGAATCATATGAGCCAGGAGCTCCATCGATTGTACGAGAAGCAGCGCGACGCCGGCTTGGAATTGCAACGGTTGAACGGCCAGCTCACCGACGCGAGCAAGGCCAAGTCGGAATTTCTCGCCAACATGAGCCACGAGCTACGAACGCCGATGAACGCGATCTTGGGCTTTATCGAAATGATCCTCGACGATCTTTATGGCGATGTGCCGGCTGAGTTGCGCGAGCCGTTGAGCGACATTCAAATCAACGGCAGGCATCTGCTCAATTTGATCAACGACGTGCTCGATCTCTCCAAGATCGAAGCCGGGCGCATGGAACTGGCGCTGTCGGAATACTCGGTTCAAGACGTCATCGAAGTGGTGTGCGCGTCGCTGCAGTCACTGGCTGCCGAGAAAGGGCTTAAATTTTCCGTCGCCGCCCAACCGGAAATTCTCCTCGCCTATGGCGACGGCAAGCGCATCGCCCAATGTTTGTTGAACTTGGCCGGCAACGCTTTGAAGTTTACCAAGCAGGGCCAAGTGGAAATTGGCGTCGAACAGCTGGACGGTTTGCTGCGCTACCGCGTTTCGGACACCGGCATCGGCATACCGCCCGACCAATTGGAAAAAGTTTTCGGCGGGTTTCGCCAGGTGGACGCCGCCATCACGCGGGAATATGGCGGCACGGGTTTGGGTTTGAGCATCACCAAGAAATTCGTCGAACTGCACGGCGGGCGGATCTGGGTAGAAAGCGATCTCGGCCAAGGCTCGCGGTTTTTTTTCGAGATCCCGCTGCGCTGTGAGGAAGGGACGGCCCCATGAGCAAGACGATTCTTTACGTCGAGGACAACGAGTTCAATCTGAAAATCGTCCGCCAGTTGTTGAGCCGGACCAGCTACCGCTTGATCGAGGCGATGGACGGCGCCAGCGGCGTGGCCACGGCGCAAAGCGAAATGCCGGATCTGATTTTGATGGACGTGCAACTTCCCAAACTGTCCGGTCTCGATGCCACGCGCCAGCTGCGCGCCGATGCCAAAACCGCGGCGATTCCGATTATCATCATCACTTCCTTCGCGCTCAGCGGCGATGCCGAGAAGGCTAAAGTCGCGGGTGCGACGGACTATTTGGCCAAGCCCTATAGTCCGCGGGAGCTTTTGCAGAAGATTCGCAATCTGGTGCCGGAAAGTTGACCGTTGTTTCTACGCCATGACAAATTCAATCCCGAAAATTCTTGCCGTCGATGACAATCAGCAAAATCTTCAGTTGCTGATCCGATCGTTGAGCGCCGCCAAGTATGAGGTGATCACCGCGAGCGACGGGCCGACGGCTTTGCAATTGATCGAAGGCGGCGGGGTGGATTTGGTCTTGCTCGATGTCATGATGCCGGGCATGTCCGGCTATGAGGTCTGCGAAAAGATTCGCGCCAATGAGGCGACGCGATTATTGCCGGTGGTCATGCTCACGGCGCTGCACGACGTGTCGAACCGGATTCAAGGCATCGCCGCCGGCGCCGACGATTTTCTGACCAAGCCGTTCAACCGCGAAGAGCTCTTGACGCGGATGAAATCATTGCTGCGTATCAAGACGCTCTATGACGACATTGAAACCAGAAATATTTTGCTGCGCCGGGTGAT
This is a stretch of genomic DNA from Deltaproteobacteria bacterium. It encodes these proteins:
- a CDS encoding HAMP domain-containing protein; protein product: MLGEPVSQLEKLAQTKDDFATEVTASGWGIKVAHFVLQRTPLGGLVRWVAGIKASVHAKLITGFIIVTLLVVAMGGLSLRAIDQTARQSLQLDEAHKRVEWSRQIQNELALQMNFTAMALLLKDEATVAKILRANNRFNNFLALIGEAAVADEQDVIERIRSAQGSALTTVADIANLLRDGKASEAMSLQQSKGYPLYEQIAALVDQVVEKEQAKMAGLRADVAAATRRTQLLMAAFIAIAILLALLLGFVISWSFIMPVQQAHGFLAEVAKGNFQATIDVPNRDEFGVLADRMNHMSQELHRLYEKQRDAGLELQRLNGQLTDASKAKSEFLANMSHELRTPMNAILGFIEMILDDLYGDVPAELREPLSDIQINGRHLLNLINDVLDLSKIEAGRMELALSEYSVQDVIEVVCASLQSLAAEKGLKFSVAAQPEILLAYGDGKRIAQCLLNLAGNALKFTKQGQVEIGVEQLDGLLRYRVSDTGIGIPPDQLEKVFGGFRQVDAAITREYGGTGLGLSITKKFVELHGGRIWVESDLGQGSRFFFEIPLRCEEGTAP
- a CDS encoding response regulator; this translates as MSKTILYVEDNEFNLKIVRQLLSRTSYRLIEAMDGASGVATAQSEMPDLILMDVQLPKLSGLDATRQLRADAKTAAIPIIIITSFALSGDAEKAKVAGATDYLAKPYSPRELLQKIRNLVPES